The region GTCCCTGACAGGAAGAGAGGAGCTCAGAAGGACAACCTGGCAACCTCTCTGCCCTCATCCAGTGAAGAGCATGGGGAAGAAGTGGATCGGCAGCCCACTCCACAGTCATCCACTGAGAAGGTGACCAATGGAATTTCAGACTTGAGGGACGACAGACCTGCTGACTGCCTAGAAACTGCCTCTGAGGGGACTTCACACATAGAGAAAGATGAAGAGAAACAAGTAACAGAAACGACAACTTCAGAAAACATCAGGTCAGCACCTCCAAGCCCGTCATTACAGGGTCAGTGCCCCATCGCCGTTTTAGAAGATGAGCCACACAGCAAGGATGAAGCTCCTCTCGTCACGCTCTCAGACTGGCAAGACTCCCTTGCCCGTCGCTGCATCTGTGTCTCCAACATTGTCCGCAGCCTCTCGTTCATCCCGGGCAATGACTCTGAGATGTCAAAGCATCCAGGGCTGTTGCTACTGCTTGGCCGCCTGTTGCTTCTCCACCACCGTCATCCAGAGCGCAAGCAGGCACCTTTAACCTACGAGAAAGAAGAGGAGGTGGATGAGAGTCTTGGTAGCAAGAAAGACGAGTGGTGGTGGGACTGTTTGGAGGTACTGCGAGAAAATTGCTTGGTCACTCTTGCCAACATCTCAGGCCAGCTTGACTTCTCTGTCTACACTGAGAGCATCTGCCTGCCTCTGCTGGATGGCTTGCTCCATTGGGCCGTTTGTCCTTCAGCAGAAGCCCAAGACCCCTTCCCTAGTCTTGGGCTTAATGGCGCCTTGTCCCCCCAGAGACTAGTCCTGGAGACCCTCTGTAAGCTCAGCATTCAGGACAACAATGTGGACCTCATTCTGGCGACGCCACCTTTTAGTAGATTAGAGAAGCTGTTTGGTAACCTTGTGCATCTAGTTGGAGAGCGAAAGGTGCCTGTTTGTCGGGAGATGGCGGTTGTGCTGCTGGCCAATCTCGCACAGGGTGACAGCATGGCAGCACGTGCCATTGCGGTACAGAAGGCCAGTGTAGGGAATCTATTGGGCTTCTTGGAGGACAGCTTAGCGGCTACGCAGTTCCAACAGAGCCAAGGTTCCCTACTGCACATGCAGGGGTCACACTTTGAGCCAACGAGTGTGGACATGATGCGGCGGGCTGCTCGGGCTCTGCTGGCTCTCGCTAAGGTGGAGGAGAACCACTCTGAGTTTACGCTGTATGAATCGCGGCTACTGGACCTTTCTGTCTCCCCGCTCATGAACTCATTGGTGTCCCATGTCATCTGTGATGTACTCTTTTTGATAGGCCAGTCATGACAGCTATGAGGAGCTGTGGCTCCACCTTCTCTGGTTTTCGTACTTCCCCTTTGCCTGTCCTCTCCATTGGCGAGTGGAGATTGAAAACAGAGAAAATTGACtatttcttgttttctgttttgttttgttttatttatgcaagCCCTTTCATATTACACCCCCTGGTCCCCCTTTTCTCTGCATCTTACTTTGGGAAGGTTGTCACGAATTTGCTGTGGATTATGAAGCAGAGCCTCAACACACTGACAGAAACTGTAACACTGATGTCAACTAGATGACCTGGACAGGGACCCCAACTTTTGTGTCCTTGTTTGAGGGGAAAgtacttttttataataaaataaataaatgaataaaataaatagcttgaaaaaacaaactattTACCAAAGTTGCTGTCTTGTTTACAGTGAGTTTTGGGGTTAATTGTTTCTTTGTCCTCCCCAAGAGGGTGCAAATAATACACAGCTCTTGTTCACATTGGCAGGTGGACTCTTCATTGTTTGGTGGTTGTATTTTGATGCTACACGGTCAACCTTTCTGGATGCGTGTACAGAAGAAATCATTTTCTGTACAGTATTCCACAACTGTAAACATACTGCAAACATACTGCACTGTTCCACATGGGGTAAATGTTGGCTCAGTCAGCTTCGTTTTTTAAACCGTTAATTTGCTGGTAAGgagaataccccccccccccccccaaagtatCAAGGACGTACAACACCCTGACCTCTTTAACCCTTGATTGTATGAATTGACCCCTATAAATAATCACCTCCTAGGACTGGTTTTCAACTTAAGATGCAGCCGAGGCTGTACTGTATATAAGATGTTGTACATTTTCacctccttttctctctctctccctctctttcacacactcttGCTTCTTATCCCTTTTTATCTATTAAGAATCAGAGCGGACACTCAAGTTGGGTCAATTGCATCAAAATGCCTAGGTATATAAACTGAACCATCTTTTGGCCTCCACGTTTCCTTCATAGTGCAGAAAAgaacttaaatattttaatttcatctcCTGGTACAACAAAATGACTCTAGATGAAGAAACACAGttgagatattttttttctccagtgatATGAATTCTGCATATTTGTATTTCAGACTATGTAGCTTAATGTAAATTCCTTGTTTTTCTCCCGCTTTTTGGCTCAATGAATATCATTTATTCACTATGAAATCTTTATACTATATGTTCCACGTGGTAagaataaatgtacattaaatctTGGTAAGATGTTTGTGATTATTTTCATTTAGCTGATTAAAAAAAGACTAGAATTCTGTAATTATGAATGGAAGCTTAATTCAGAATGGGTTTTTAAATTGCATGTTCAAAATGAACTCAATTTCTAAGGTTTAATATTACTCATAGTAGTGTTCATTGATATTTGTCTGCTAAAAAAGATGTTTATCCTTTGAAAAGGCAATGAAGAGATTGATTCAAATATATTTGTCTCCCGAGACAACGAAGCtgaagcaaaatatatatatattttctgcatTTATAAATTCGAAATAATAACTGCTCCCATCTGTTTTAAATTGTGTTGACTGTCCAGGCCATATAGGTATATAGAAGAATATAATATATTGTGTAAGTAGGTAGTATTGTAGATTTCGTTATACCGGTCAAAATATtggggcttttattttgacatttgtaaGACTTAATGCCGGAAGTCCATGTTGTTAGCGCCGTCGTTTTATTCCGTGGCTTTAATGTTAGGACGCGGGTCTTTGCAGTTGTTACAAACCTCAAGAAAGGATAATGCCCTTTggcttttgttttaatgatgccTCCCTTATTATATCTGCTAATTTACTGGGTTTAATATGATTACCATTTTCTTACAAGGGAAATGTTCTACTGTCATTTTCGTTCATTAAAGTTTGTGCTAAATATGTCGCCTTCAAACACTTGTATAAATGAAGACATGTGGACAGTTGTACGGTTTGCAACGTTCACGCGACTACTTTCCCTTGTTTTACAGGTAAGCAATTGAAATACAAACGACAAAAATAGcctaaaattatacatttatactttGTATTTTTACATCTGCCTAAAATACTTACCATAGACATGTAGAACTCCAGAAAATCAGTACTGGCCATTTTTGCAAAATTGAGATTAAAGTGGCACCTACCGCACAAACTGGAAACAATGCACATGACACATTACTGTCTATTTTGTGCACTTTTGAAGGCTGTGCTGAATGCAGTGATTCCCGACCATGTGGCAGATGCCTTCAGCCCTCCACGAACAGAGACCCCTCTCCTGCTAGACCCCGTCATCGAAGCATTATTTGGTGGCCTTAGTCACTGGGATGCAGAACATTTCCTCTTCATTGCAGAACGTGGCTACTTGTATGAACACAACTTTGCATTCTTTCCATTGTTTCCTCTCATCCTGCGATTCCTGGCAGCCACTGTGCTGTGGCCCTTGTGTGGACTCCTCACATTGCATGGCCGTTTACTTTTAGCTGTGGCTATAGGGAATAGCATTCTCTTTGTCCTAAGTGCTGTAGCACTCTACCGACTTAGTCATTTGGTGCTGCAAGACCGAAAACTTGCCCTTGTTGCAGTTTTAATGTACTGTCTGACACCAGCTAATGTTTTTATGATTGCAGGCTATTCAGAGACTCTCTTTGCAGCACTTACCTTTGCAGGTCTCTGGATACTAGAGACCAGATTCACAATCGGAGCTTGTCTTCTGTTTGGGTTTGCTACTGGTGCTCGTGCCAATGGACTAGTGAATGCTGGATTTTTGCTGTACCTCAGTTTGCAATTGGGTCTTGCCTGCGCACGGGCTCTTAGCAGAGGAGCAGGGGGCTTTCAGTATCATCACTATGTCTGGGAACTTATTCGTTTTGTTCTCACAGGAGCATTTTATGCAGCTCTCGTGGCACtacctttttgtttgtttcagttcTATGGCTACCAAACATTTTGTCATCCGACTGCAAGTCAAGTTCCTCCTGTGCTGCTTAATCTGGCCCGGGACAAAGGATACCGTGTGGCTGATGCAGCATCTCCAACACCAGAATGGTGCCAATGGCAAATTCCAGTTTTGTATTCGTACATACAGGATGTTTATTGGGAGGTGGGCTTCCTGCGATACTTTCAGTGGAAGCAGACACCCAACTTTATCTTGGCGCTGCCTGTTGCAACTCTGGGATTCATagcttcatatatatatgtaatggcCAACCCAGTGTTTTGTATGTATTTGGGGTTGGGAGACAGAGGTAAAGACCGAAAAATGTATGGTTTCTGTAACCCAAGAGTTTTTGTTTACATCGTGCACAGTTCTGTCCTACTGCTTTTTGGAATATTCTGCATGCATGTGCAGGTAAGACTCTTATAATTGATTATTATCATGTGATATATGTAGTGTATATGCTCAACACGCCTTTTTTATATTATGCCCTCTCAGGTGTTGACACGCTTTCTTGCTTCCTCCTCGCCTGTTCTCTACTGGATCAGTGC is a window of Carassius auratus strain Wakin chromosome 16, ASM336829v1, whole genome shotgun sequence DNA encoding:
- the LOC113116134 gene encoding LOW QUALITY PROTEIN: GPI mannosyltransferase 2 (The sequence of the model RefSeq protein was modified relative to this genomic sequence to represent the inferred CDS: inserted 1 base in 1 codon), which gives rise to MFYCHFRSLKFVLNMSPSNTCINEDMWTVVRFATFTRLLSLVLQAVLNAVIPDHVADAFSPPRTETPLLLDPVIEALFGGLSHWDAEHFLFIAERGYLYEHNFAFFPLFPLILRFLAATVLWPLCGLLTLHGRLLLAVAIGNSILFVLSAVALYRLSHLVLQDRKLALVAVLMYCLTPANVFMIAGYSETLFAALTFAGLWILETRFTIGACLLFGFATGARANGLVNAGFLLYLKEQGAFSIITMSGNLFVLFSQEHFMQLSXALPFCLFQFYGYQTFCHPTASQVPPVLLNLARDKGYRVADAASPTPEWCQWQIPVLYSYIQDVYWEVGFLRYFQWKQTPNFILALPVATLGFIASYIYVMANPVFCMYLGLGDRGKDRKMYGFCNPRVFVYIVHSSVLLLFGIFCMHVQVLTRFLASSSPVLYWISAHLLFQYEPLLQDEKLLRSDQIQRQKDHKPGFGFVSMWRNNEVLYLLMHWQTCSIYTRCILGYFISYWSLGLALHCNFLPWT